Genomic segment of Methanolobus mangrovi:
TGCCCCCGGTTTACACTCACTCAGGTTGCAGTATGTAGAGTTCTTCGGAAAGTTCTACGAAGGTGGGGGACGTAAATACGATCCATTTGGATATATTAGAAAATACACGGAGGAATAAGAAAATGGTAACAGAAACAATAACCGCAATGGACCCATCAGGTTTAAAAGCAATTGGAGCAGGAATCGCAGTAGGTCTTACAGGACTCGCATCAGCTCTTGCAGAAAGAGATATCGGTAGTGCAGCTATCGGCGCAATGGCAGAGAATGAGAGTCTTTTCGGTAAGGGTTTGATCCTGACCGTAATTCCAGAAACAATTGTCATCTTTGGTCTGGTAGTTGCACTGTTGATTAAATAATTTAAGAGCGCATTTTCGCTCTTAAATTTCCAGAGGTGTTGAGCATGGGACTTGAAATTGTTGTAAAAGATATCATGGATGCTGCAAAGGCAGATGTTTCCAAATTGGATTCTGATGCAGATGCAGAGGTCTCCCTGATTCTGGACGAGGCTAAACAGAATGCTAAAAGGATTATGGGTGAACGTCTTGCGAAAGCAGAAGATGATATTAAAAAGGTAAGACAGCAAGAAATATCCAGTGCAAATCTTGAAGTGAAGCGCACATTGCTCAATGCACGCAAGGAAGTACTCGAAAAAGTATATGTCCAGGCTGTAGAAACCATATCAGCGTTTTCTCCTGAGAAAAACGAAGAACTTCTCAAAGAACTCATAACCACAAATG
This window contains:
- a CDS encoding V-type ATP synthase subunit K, producing the protein MVTETITAMDPSGLKAIGAGIAVGLTGLASALAERDIGSAAIGAMAENESLFGKGLILTVIPETIVIFGLVVALLIK
- a CDS encoding V-type ATP synthase subunit E yields the protein MGLEIVVKDIMDAAKADVSKLDSDADAEVSLILDEAKQNAKRIMGERLAKAEDDIKKVRQQEISSANLEVKRTLLNARKEVLEKVYVQAVETISAFSPEKNEELLKELITTNEANGARIYSNAESEELVRKLSSLEYAGNINCLGGVIIENEDGTIRLDYTYDVILKSVNERLLKQTSDILFG